A window from Hymenobacter volaticus encodes these proteins:
- a CDS encoding LysM peptidoglycan-binding domain-containing protein produces MKRILFTLFCCWPLLVGAQSVSVPAQVAFAGLHLRLTDGGRKAVQQKVDALRSHPTSFQARVNLADAYFPIIDRVLQEEAVPLDFRYLVVQESGLQGDAQSIHDAVGYWQFKRETAQDYGLLMNDVVDERKHIVASTHAAAKYLKRNNNSLHNWVDALLSYNLGSGGVKSYTLPTNFDATEVEITEQTHPYILTTLAHKLAYEPAVGHNPKPPLAFQEFPAPAGFTLVNIAQTLQTDPAEMARHNRWLLTTKVPSDKIYTILVPVVDEIQRTAIAAQQRNATSGQLLNKPQIDPQNADYVRVNGIRALIALPGDTKESLAQRAGLKMRKFMQYNDMFAFDNIVPGQPYFVQKKRDKAASEYHVAQPGESVATVSQKYGIRTRAILSKNRMPRNEELRAGRILWLQHTRPRDVAVEYADSKNATALAAFERPATASATATPQPASSTAPQPAAKKRRIDETEPYRGKTADATRVLEDAPEATDTTATTQGLVTQPDSATDATTENLNNLPPATETADTATVSAPEPTPDASAPRTVYSGQPVKEPSPAPAPIIEEPSSDTVAVVEPAPAPAKPVVKPTAPVAASPKPAPSIPSAPAPKPAAPAPVASATVPPTAPATSSVERIPANGLHVVQAKEGIYSVARRYGLRPADLMAWNNLPPNSPLQLGQALRLTAPQASASVATTPVPSPDPTPAPKPSTSTPVSKPAITPAPAAPTAAPVVIRHTVAAGESMYAVSRKYEVTIKQIMEWNNKPDFNVRPGDVLIIKPAKQPQTK; encoded by the coding sequence ATGAAACGAATCCTTTTCACGCTCTTTTGCTGCTGGCCACTGTTAGTCGGCGCCCAAAGCGTATCCGTTCCAGCCCAAGTAGCTTTCGCGGGTTTACACCTTCGCCTCACCGATGGCGGCCGCAAAGCAGTACAGCAAAAAGTAGATGCGCTGCGCAGCCATCCCACCTCGTTCCAAGCCCGCGTGAATCTGGCCGATGCCTACTTCCCCATCATCGATCGGGTGTTGCAGGAAGAAGCCGTACCGCTGGATTTTCGCTACTTGGTTGTGCAGGAAAGCGGGCTGCAAGGCGATGCCCAAAGCATTCATGACGCGGTAGGCTACTGGCAGTTCAAGCGCGAAACTGCGCAAGATTATGGCCTTCTCATGAACGACGTGGTGGATGAGCGCAAGCACATTGTCGCTTCCACTCACGCAGCAGCCAAGTATCTGAAGCGCAACAACAACTCGCTCCATAATTGGGTGGATGCACTGCTAAGCTACAATCTCGGTTCGGGGGGTGTGAAGTCGTACACCCTGCCTACCAACTTCGACGCTACCGAAGTGGAAATCACCGAGCAAACGCACCCCTACATCCTGACCACGCTAGCGCACAAGCTGGCCTATGAGCCAGCCGTAGGACACAACCCCAAGCCGCCGCTGGCATTTCAAGAGTTTCCCGCGCCGGCCGGTTTCACCCTGGTCAATATTGCCCAGACCCTGCAAACTGACCCCGCCGAAATGGCCCGCCACAACCGGTGGCTGCTTACTACCAAAGTACCGAGCGACAAGATTTACACCATCCTGGTGCCGGTTGTCGATGAAATTCAGCGAACAGCCATTGCCGCCCAACAGCGAAATGCCACCTCTGGTCAACTGCTCAATAAGCCCCAGATTGACCCCCAAAATGCTGATTATGTGCGCGTGAATGGCATTCGGGCGCTGATTGCGCTGCCTGGCGACACCAAAGAAAGCTTGGCGCAGCGGGCTGGCCTGAAGATGCGCAAGTTCATGCAGTACAACGATATGTTCGCCTTCGATAACATCGTGCCCGGTCAGCCTTATTTCGTGCAGAAGAAGCGCGATAAAGCTGCTAGCGAGTACCACGTAGCGCAGCCCGGCGAAAGCGTAGCCACGGTGTCGCAGAAGTACGGGATTCGGACCAGGGCTATTTTGAGCAAAAACCGGATGCCCCGCAACGAGGAGCTTCGTGCGGGCCGCATTCTGTGGCTGCAACACACCCGGCCCCGGGATGTAGCCGTAGAGTATGCCGACAGCAAAAACGCTACGGCGTTGGCTGCCTTCGAGCGTCCTGCTACTGCTTCGGCCACTGCAACACCCCAACCCGCTAGCTCAACAGCTCCCCAGCCCGCCGCTAAAAAGCGCCGTATCGATGAAACCGAGCCGTATCGAGGCAAAACGGCCGATGCCACGCGCGTACTCGAAGATGCCCCCGAGGCCACTGATACCACGGCCACTACGCAAGGCCTCGTAACGCAGCCCGACAGCGCCACTGATGCCACCACCGAAAACCTAAACAACCTACCGCCAGCTACGGAAACTGCCGATACCGCCACCGTTTCGGCGCCAGAGCCCACGCCAGATGCATCCGCCCCCCGGACTGTGTATAGCGGCCAGCCTGTTAAGGAACCCTCTCCTGCCCCAGCTCCCATTATCGAAGAGCCGAGCAGTGATACGGTAGCAGTGGTTGAGCCGGCTCCAGCACCAGCCAAGCCCGTTGTTAAGCCCACGGCCCCGGTAGCTGCATCACCCAAACCTGCACCATCTATTCCATCTGCTCCAGCACCTAAGCCTGCTGCCCCCGCACCGGTTGCTTCTGCCACAGTGCCACCTACCGCGCCGGCGACTAGCTCAGTGGAACGCATACCCGCCAACGGTCTGCACGTGGTGCAAGCAAAAGAAGGAATCTATTCGGTGGCTCGGCGCTACGGCTTGCGTCCAGCCGACTTGATGGCGTGGAACAACTTACCGCCCAATTCTCCGCTACAGCTAGGCCAGGCGCTGCGTCTGACGGCCCCGCAAGCTTCTGCCTCGGTTGCCACAACTCCCGTTCCAAGCCCCGATCCTACCCCTGCGCCCAAACCTAGCACTTCAACACCCGTTTCCAAGCCGGCTATCACGCCGGCACCGGCCGCACCCACCGCTGCGCCTGTTGTTATTCGCCACACAGTAGCGGCTGGCGAGTCTATGTACGCCGTTTCGCGGAAGTACGAGGTGACAATCAAGCAAATTATGGAGTGGAACAACAAGCCCGATTTCAACGTCCGGCCCGGCGACGTACTCATTATTAAACCGGCAAAACAGCCACAAACCAAATAA
- a CDS encoding fatty acid desaturase family protein, whose protein sequence is MKHLVALTDPIYNQSAPTSRFGRFLLQFIQDKRDLPFVYLILEISCTLLPLVAVLFWPSLDNRVWWGALAVYMFLTTFYFKGPFGLMLHCTSHRILFKKKYAQLNHYIPWVIGPLFGQTPETYFTHHMGMHHPENNLEDDESSTMDFQRDSLASFGRYLGGFFLVGIPRLALYLTRTQKSKFRHRLLRGEILYIVACIVLAFVNLPATFVVLILPVIVARVVMMLGNWSQHSFIDANDPGNCYTNSVTCINTKYNHKCWNDGYHISHHLKPALHWTEHPAHFQKNVDQYAQNDAIVFDGIHFLHIFAYLMTRRYDLLARHFVNLGNRYASDAEIIAMLKSRTKRIVAVAEPARVAA, encoded by the coding sequence ATGAAGCATTTGGTTGCCCTCACCGATCCGATTTACAACCAATCGGCTCCCACCTCCCGTTTCGGTCGGTTTCTGCTACAGTTCATTCAGGACAAGCGGGATTTGCCGTTTGTCTACCTCATTCTAGAAATATCGTGCACGCTGCTGCCACTGGTGGCTGTGTTGTTTTGGCCTTCTCTAGACAACCGAGTATGGTGGGGCGCACTGGCCGTGTATATGTTCCTGACCACCTTTTATTTCAAGGGGCCATTCGGGTTGATGCTGCATTGCACGAGTCACCGCATTCTGTTCAAGAAAAAGTACGCCCAACTCAACCATTACATTCCGTGGGTGATTGGGCCGCTGTTTGGGCAGACGCCAGAAACCTATTTCACCCACCATATGGGCATGCACCATCCCGAAAACAACTTGGAGGATGATGAAAGCTCCACCATGGACTTTCAGCGCGACTCGTTGGCTAGCTTTGGGCGCTACTTGGGTGGCTTCTTTCTGGTTGGAATTCCGCGGTTGGCGCTTTACCTCACGCGTACTCAGAAAAGCAAGTTTCGGCACCGTTTGCTGCGCGGCGAGATACTCTATATCGTTGCGTGCATCGTGTTGGCGTTCGTGAACCTGCCCGCCACATTTGTGGTGCTGATCTTGCCAGTAATAGTAGCACGGGTGGTGATGATGCTCGGCAACTGGAGCCAACACTCGTTTATTGATGCCAACGACCCTGGCAACTGCTACACCAACAGCGTTACCTGCATCAATACCAAGTACAACCATAAGTGCTGGAACGACGGCTACCACATCAGCCACCACCTCAAGCCTGCCTTGCACTGGACCGAGCACCCCGCTCATTTTCAGAAAAACGTGGATCAGTACGCGCAGAACGATGCCATTGTATTCGATGGCATCCACTTCCTGCACATCTTCGCCTACCTCATGACTCGCCGCTACGACCTGCTGGCGCGGCACTTTGTGAACCTGGGCAACCGCTACGCCTCCGACGCCGAAATCATTGCTATGCTTAAGTCGCGCACGAAGCGCATTGTAGCAGTTGCCGAACCGGCACGAGTGGCCGCCTGA
- a CDS encoding T9SS type A sorting domain-containing protein: MFVANQVIAQAPVFYNISPAPHSFKQPVTTPVSATLTPAGSASLKVYSSQAGGLRSGATITNNNAISFLPTTPFKAGETLSATLTSLNGAKYAWQFTAAVAGGSGRFESGVATTIDTQSYSQDYLTLVDVDGDSDLDVLVPYYLNRFALGLLRNDGTGNLAPLLDLNVATQRFRPGDIDGDGDLDLVYASKSTGLGVLRNNGTGTFIPTSGTISTSNEVASLALGDVDGDGDLDLVFSEAASKTLQVRLNNGTGSFTGNSQVSISSDAMRIELTDLDNDGDLDALTGYGGTTVGPLNIRLNNGQGQFSGTTELPVGGYRGTIGLADFDDDGDVDIAVPLFQPDGKLSLWRNNGNGTFVKGPDLLIGNAPQVVEIGDVDGDKDLDIITDARGNNSSVNTINLNLNDGTGNFVRQADISTGPYSVDLTLGDMDNDGDLDIVVYSLSGSSNNPTGQIIVHRNAAAILSTAQASRKVPAIGTWPNPVERGAELHFDIPTEANGGKATLYSAFGRLEREQTFQGKTSTLPTAGLAPGIYLLTVTPTGHRSITKRVILR, translated from the coding sequence TTGTTTGTTGCCAATCAGGTAATAGCGCAGGCTCCCGTATTTTATAATATTTCGCCGGCGCCGCATAGCTTCAAGCAACCAGTCACCACCCCTGTTTCAGCTACTCTGACCCCAGCCGGTTCAGCCAGTCTGAAGGTATACAGCTCGCAGGCAGGCGGCTTGCGGAGCGGGGCTACCATTACAAACAACAACGCTATTTCATTTTTGCCTACCACCCCTTTTAAAGCGGGCGAAACGTTATCAGCAACGCTTACGAGTTTAAATGGAGCCAAATACGCGTGGCAGTTTACAGCAGCCGTTGCGGGCGGTAGCGGGCGGTTTGAGTCCGGAGTAGCCACAACGATAGATACTCAGAGCTATTCCCAGGACTACCTGACGCTTGTCGATGTAGACGGCGACTCGGACTTGGATGTATTAGTGCCTTACTACCTAAATCGGTTTGCGTTGGGCTTATTACGCAATGACGGTACCGGCAACCTCGCTCCACTCCTTGATCTTAACGTGGCCACCCAGCGCTTTAGACCGGGCGACATTGATGGCGACGGCGACTTAGATCTTGTGTATGCCAGCAAAAGCACTGGCCTAGGTGTATTGCGCAATAACGGCACAGGTACCTTTATTCCAACATCAGGCACTATTAGTACCAGTAATGAGGTAGCTTCGCTTGCGCTGGGCGACGTGGATGGCGACGGCGACCTAGACCTCGTATTTTCGGAAGCAGCGAGTAAAACACTCCAAGTCCGCTTAAACAACGGCACTGGCTCGTTCACGGGCAACAGTCAGGTTAGCATCTCGTCTGATGCAATGCGCATAGAGCTTACGGACCTTGATAATGATGGCGACTTAGATGCTCTAACTGGCTACGGCGGTACAACAGTTGGCCCCCTAAACATTCGTCTGAATAATGGTCAAGGGCAGTTTTCTGGTACTACCGAATTGCCGGTGGGAGGTTACCGGGGCACCATTGGCCTAGCCGATTTTGATGATGATGGCGACGTAGATATTGCCGTTCCGCTTTTTCAACCTGATGGAAAACTTAGCCTGTGGCGCAACAACGGAAACGGCACCTTCGTGAAGGGACCTGACTTGTTGATTGGAAATGCCCCACAGGTAGTAGAAATAGGCGATGTTGATGGCGACAAAGACTTAGATATAATTACCGACGCCAGAGGAAACAACTCCTCTGTAAATACTATTAATCTGAACTTGAATGACGGTACAGGCAATTTTGTCCGCCAAGCAGATATTTCGACCGGCCCGTATTCTGTAGATCTTACACTCGGTGATATGGACAACGATGGCGACTTGGATATAGTAGTGTATAGCCTTAGTGGTAGCAGCAACAATCCGACAGGCCAAATAATCGTGCACCGCAACGCAGCCGCTATTCTATCCACTGCGCAAGCTTCGCGCAAGGTTCCAGCTATTGGTACCTGGCCAAATCCAGTGGAGCGTGGTGCCGAGCTTCACTTCGACATACCAACGGAAGCCAATGGTGGCAAAGCGACGCTATACAGTGCCTTTGGCCGCCTTGAACGCGAGCAAACTTTCCAAGGGAAAACCTCAACGCTGCCTACTGCTGGCCTAGCACCAGGAATTTACTTGCTAACAGTGACACCAACAGGACACCGCAGCATTACAAAACGTGTGATCTTACGCTAG
- the dnaE gene encoding DNA polymerase III subunit alpha: MPVFSHLHSHTQYSLLDGQASIGALMKKAQADGMPAVALTDHGNMFGAFNFVAEANKYNVKPIVGCEFYMVEDRHKKAFSREKGERDKRYHQLLLAKDQAGYHNLAKLCSMSFIEGVYSKFPRIDKEILLKYHEGLIATSCCIGAEIPQAILFESEAKAEELLKWWLDVFEDDYYIEIQRHGLMNFDGTGKSQEDVNQVLLGLAKKYNVKVICTNDSHYVDQTDFAPHDILLCVNTGEEHSIPVGDFQTQYFRLISQDNKVHYDHLDNLRPLAGQDATMRRQLQRIDEEAQGQRPRSRFGFANDQFYFKTQEEMNALFADVPESVDNTNEIVDKITPPKLQRDILLPNFPLPPEHPTADAFLRYLTYKGAFEGPKRRYSERTPEIEERLDYELRVIETMGFAGYFLITQDFINHGRNIGVAVGPGRGSAAGSAVAYCIGITNIDPIKYSLLFERFLNPERVSMPDIDIDFDDVNRQKVIDYVVDKYGKTQVAQIITFGTMAAKSSIKDVARAMDLPLPVANDLVKMVPDQVGTTLAKAFAENQELDMIRRDDAADNLRGQILRLAEKLEGSVRNTGIHAAGVIIAPDDITKYIPVSTSKDSDLLVTQFDGKVIESAGMLKMDFLGLKTLTIIVDAINLIEQNHGVKIDIDAIPIDDQKTYELYQRGDTIGTFQFESEGMRMYLKDLKPTNIEDLIAMNALYRPGPMQFIPNFINRKHGKEPVDYPHELLEPILNYSQGIMVYQEQIMQTAQILAGYSLGGADLLRRAMGKKDMKKMALEREKFCEGAEKLHGIKAKKANEVFDVMEKFAAYGFNRSHSAAYSVVAYQTGYLKAHYPAEYMAAVLTNNMGDIKKVTFFIEEARKQGVAVLGPDVNESILKFNVNKQGQIRFGMAAVKGAGEAAVEEIVQERAKKGPYADIFDFARRVNLRAVNKKTFESMAQAGAFDSFERYHRRQYIEAPTGDQNVIEKAMKVGQQHQAAKESAQQSLFGGGGDMMAIPMPKIQDMELWSPTEKLRREKEVVGFYLSGHPLDDFKLEIDSYCTCGLDKIENYKNRDISVAGLISNVLFKTTKTGHPFVSFNVEDYESSLNLALFRDDYSKFSPLINPRNYDKEQVPPMFIRGKFQQRFRDSDQFEFKIMTMEPLFHVAEKLSNGVRVQLDLRTITEPFMDRFMMAVEESQGTKKLEIKFAEPHEHLAVDTYSRRYRIEPKAFIARMREMEIEACQLI, encoded by the coding sequence ATGCCCGTTTTCTCGCACCTGCACTCCCACACCCAGTATTCCCTTCTCGATGGCCAGGCCAGCATTGGCGCCCTCATGAAAAAGGCCCAGGCCGATGGCATGCCCGCAGTGGCTCTCACCGACCACGGTAACATGTTTGGGGCGTTCAACTTCGTGGCCGAAGCCAACAAGTACAACGTGAAGCCAATTGTAGGCTGCGAGTTCTACATGGTGGAGGACCGCCACAAAAAGGCCTTCAGCCGCGAGAAAGGCGAGCGAGACAAGCGTTATCACCAGTTGCTACTCGCTAAAGACCAAGCCGGCTACCACAACCTCGCCAAGCTCTGCTCAATGAGCTTCATCGAAGGCGTGTACTCCAAGTTTCCCCGCATCGACAAGGAGATTCTGCTCAAGTATCATGAGGGCCTGATTGCTACGTCGTGCTGCATTGGCGCCGAAATTCCGCAGGCTATCCTGTTCGAGAGTGAAGCCAAAGCCGAGGAGTTGCTGAAATGGTGGCTCGACGTGTTCGAGGACGACTATTACATCGAAATCCAGCGGCACGGCCTGATGAACTTCGACGGCACCGGCAAAAGCCAGGAAGACGTGAACCAAGTTCTGCTCGGCCTCGCCAAGAAGTACAACGTGAAGGTCATCTGCACCAACGACTCGCACTACGTCGACCAAACCGACTTCGCACCGCACGATATTCTGCTCTGCGTAAATACCGGTGAAGAACACAGCATTCCTGTCGGCGACTTCCAGACGCAGTATTTCCGTTTGATTTCGCAAGACAACAAAGTTCACTACGACCACCTCGACAACCTGCGCCCCCTCGCGGGTCAAGACGCCACTATGCGTCGTCAGCTCCAGCGCATCGACGAGGAAGCCCAGGGCCAGCGGCCTCGGTCGCGCTTTGGCTTCGCCAACGACCAGTTCTACTTCAAGACGCAAGAGGAAATGAACGCCCTCTTCGCCGACGTGCCGGAGAGTGTGGATAACACCAACGAAATTGTTGATAAGATCACGCCGCCCAAGCTGCAGCGCGACATTCTGCTCCCCAACTTCCCGCTGCCGCCCGAGCACCCCACCGCCGACGCCTTCCTGCGCTACCTCACCTACAAAGGTGCTTTCGAAGGCCCCAAACGGCGCTATTCCGAACGCACACCTGAAATCGAGGAACGCCTCGACTACGAGCTTCGCGTGATTGAGACGATGGGTTTTGCAGGTTACTTCCTCATCACCCAGGACTTTATCAACCACGGGCGCAACATTGGCGTGGCCGTAGGGCCGGGCCGGGGTTCGGCGGCCGGGTCGGCCGTAGCCTATTGCATCGGTATCACCAACATCGACCCCATCAAGTATTCGCTGCTGTTCGAGCGTTTCCTGAACCCGGAGCGCGTGTCCATGCCCGATATTGACATCGACTTCGACGACGTGAACCGTCAGAAAGTCATTGACTACGTGGTGGACAAGTACGGCAAAACGCAGGTGGCCCAGATTATCACTTTCGGTACCATGGCCGCTAAGTCCAGTATCAAAGACGTGGCTCGGGCCATGGATTTACCGCTGCCCGTCGCCAACGACCTCGTGAAGATGGTGCCCGACCAAGTAGGTACTACCCTAGCCAAGGCCTTTGCTGAAAACCAGGAACTCGACATGATTCGGCGCGACGATGCGGCCGACAACCTGCGCGGCCAGATTCTGCGTCTCGCCGAGAAACTAGAAGGCTCGGTCCGCAACACCGGCATCCACGCCGCCGGCGTTATCATCGCCCCCGACGACATCACCAAGTACATCCCCGTTTCCACTTCCAAGGATTCGGACCTGCTTGTTACGCAGTTTGATGGTAAGGTGATTGAGAGTGCCGGCATGCTCAAGATGGACTTCTTGGGTTTGAAGACGCTTACCATCATCGTCGATGCCATCAACCTGATCGAGCAAAACCACGGCGTCAAAATTGACATCGACGCCATTCCGATTGACGACCAGAAAACCTACGAACTCTACCAGCGCGGCGACACCATCGGGACGTTCCAGTTTGAATCCGAAGGGATGCGCATGTACCTCAAGGACCTCAAGCCGACCAACATCGAGGACCTGATTGCCATGAACGCCTTGTACCGGCCCGGCCCCATGCAGTTCATCCCAAACTTCATTAACCGCAAGCACGGCAAAGAGCCCGTAGACTACCCGCACGAGTTGCTGGAGCCCATCCTGAACTATTCGCAGGGCATCATGGTGTACCAGGAGCAAATTATGCAGACGGCCCAGATTCTGGCCGGCTACTCGCTCGGTGGTGCCGACTTGCTGCGCCGCGCCATGGGTAAGAAGGACATGAAAAAGATGGCCTTGGAGCGGGAGAAATTCTGCGAGGGCGCCGAGAAGCTGCACGGCATCAAGGCCAAGAAAGCCAACGAGGTGTTCGACGTGATGGAAAAGTTTGCGGCCTACGGCTTCAACCGCTCCCACTCCGCCGCCTACTCGGTGGTGGCCTACCAGACCGGCTACCTTAAGGCCCACTACCCTGCCGAGTACATGGCCGCCGTGCTCACCAACAACATGGGCGACATCAAAAAGGTGACTTTCTTCATCGAGGAAGCCCGCAAGCAAGGCGTAGCCGTACTTGGCCCCGATGTCAACGAATCCATCCTGAAGTTCAACGTGAACAAACAGGGCCAGATTCGTTTCGGCATGGCGGCCGTGAAAGGTGCTGGCGAAGCAGCCGTGGAGGAGATTGTGCAGGAACGCGCTAAGAAGGGCCCGTACGCCGATATTTTCGACTTCGCACGCCGCGTCAATCTGCGGGCTGTAAACAAGAAAACGTTCGAGAGCATGGCCCAGGCCGGCGCCTTCGATTCGTTTGAGCGCTATCACCGCCGCCAGTACATCGAGGCTCCTACCGGCGACCAGAACGTTATCGAGAAGGCCATGAAGGTGGGCCAGCAGCACCAAGCAGCCAAAGAATCGGCCCAACAGAGCTTGTTTGGCGGGGGCGGCGACATGATGGCCATTCCGATGCCCAAAATCCAGGACATGGAGCTTTGGAGCCCCACTGAAAAGCTACGCCGCGAAAAAGAAGTGGTTGGCTTCTACCTCTCCGGCCACCCGCTCGACGACTTCAAACTGGAAATCGACTCGTACTGCACCTGCGGCCTCGATAAGATCGAGAACTACAAGAATCGCGACATTTCAGTGGCCGGATTGATTTCCAACGTGCTGTTCAAGACCACCAAAACCGGCCACCCGTTCGTCAGCTTTAACGTGGAAGACTACGAATCGAGCTTGAACTTAGCCTTGTTCCGCGACGACTACTCGAAGTTCTCGCCCCTTATCAACCCGCGCAACTACGACAAAGAACAAGTACCGCCCATGTTCATCCGGGGCAAATTCCAGCAGCGTTTCCGCGACTCCGACCAGTTCGAGTTTAAGATCATGACCATGGAGCCACTCTTCCACGTGGCCGAGAAGCTCTCCAACGGCGTCCGGGTGCAGCTTGACCTGCGCACCATTACCGAGCCCTTCATGGACCGCTTCATGATGGCCGTGGAAGAAAGCCAAGGCACTAAAAAGCTGGAAATCAAATTTGCAGAGCCGCACGAGCATCTTGCCGTCGATACTTACTCCCGCCGCTACCGCATCGAACCGAAAGCCTTTATTGCTCGGATGCGGGAAATGGAAATTGAGGCCTGTCAGCTGATTTAA
- a CDS encoding GbsR/MarR family transcriptional regulator has protein sequence MQLEEAKRKFIEGWGTLGSAWGVSRTMAQVHALLLVSAGALSTEDIMEQLQISRGNVNLNVRALMDWGLVRKELRPGERREFFSGEKDIHKVATLIMKERRRRELEPIMRVLSEIKQVESSSTVSEAEAQAFSETIGNIQNFADLADRTAATIIKADENWFLSTFMKLMRPS, from the coding sequence ATGCAACTCGAAGAAGCCAAGCGCAAGTTCATTGAAGGCTGGGGCACCCTAGGTTCGGCCTGGGGCGTGAGCCGGACGATGGCGCAGGTGCACGCCTTGCTGCTGGTGTCGGCGGGAGCATTGAGCACCGAGGACATTATGGAGCAGTTGCAAATCTCCAGAGGCAACGTTAACCTGAACGTGCGGGCCTTGATGGATTGGGGCTTGGTGCGCAAGGAACTGCGCCCCGGCGAGCGGCGCGAGTTCTTTTCGGGCGAGAAAGACATTCATAAAGTAGCTACCCTGATTATGAAAGAGCGGCGCCGGCGGGAGTTGGAGCCCATCATGCGCGTGCTCAGCGAAATCAAGCAAGTGGAGTCTTCCTCTACTGTTTCGGAAGCGGAAGCCCAGGCGTTTTCAGAAACGATTGGCAACATCCAAAACTTCGCCGACCTCGCCGACCGAACGGCTGCTACCATCATCAAAGCCGATGAAAACTGGTTTCTGAGCACGTTTATGAAGCTCATGCGCCCTAGCTAA
- a CDS encoding TIGR01777 family oxidoreductase, translating to MHSFSENKPKIVIAGGTGFLGQHLASHFRTLGCRVIIISRSTVRQPDHVQWDARSIGAWTSELEGAAALINMTGRSVDCRYTDANKQEILSSRVDSTRVLGQAVATCVNPPQVWLNASTATIYAHSDGWQRANTETDGKIGTGFSVEVAKAWEAAFWAPETPATRRVVLRASLVLSTNGGAFPIMTKLAKRGLCTPQGNGYQWISWLHIEDFCRAVEFLINETEQAGTFNICAPTPLTNRDFNALLTQQLRPLIRFPQPAWLLEIGAFLLRTETELILKSRKVVPQRLLDLGFRFRYPTCERAVTNLLQLT from the coding sequence ATGCATAGTTTCTCCGAAAACAAACCGAAAATCGTCATTGCTGGTGGGACTGGCTTTTTGGGTCAGCATCTAGCTTCGCACTTCCGGACGCTAGGCTGCAGAGTAATAATTATTAGCCGCAGTACCGTTCGCCAGCCTGACCACGTGCAATGGGATGCCCGGAGCATTGGTGCGTGGACGTCAGAGTTGGAAGGGGCGGCCGCCTTGATTAATATGACAGGTCGCTCCGTGGATTGCCGCTACACCGACGCCAACAAACAAGAAATACTATCCAGCCGAGTTGACAGTACTCGAGTTTTGGGACAAGCTGTTGCTACTTGTGTGAATCCGCCGCAAGTGTGGCTAAATGCCTCAACCGCCACTATTTATGCTCATTCCGATGGCTGGCAGCGTGCCAACACCGAAACAGATGGGAAGATAGGCACTGGCTTCTCAGTAGAGGTTGCAAAGGCCTGGGAAGCTGCTTTTTGGGCTCCTGAAACTCCTGCCACGCGCCGAGTAGTGCTGCGTGCATCCTTGGTGTTGAGTACCAACGGTGGCGCATTCCCCATAATGACAAAACTGGCCAAACGCGGACTTTGTACCCCGCAGGGCAACGGCTATCAGTGGATTAGTTGGCTCCACATCGAGGATTTTTGTCGCGCTGTAGAGTTTCTGATCAACGAAACCGAGCAGGCTGGCACCTTTAACATCTGCGCCCCTACCCCGCTTACAAACCGCGACTTCAATGCTTTATTGACTCAACAACTGCGCCCACTGATCCGCTTTCCACAGCCCGCTTGGCTGCTAGAAATAGGGGCTTTTTTACTGCGCACCGAAACCGAATTGATTCTGAAAAGCCGCAAAGTGGTGCCGCAACGGCTGCTAGACCTTGGCTTCCGATTCCGTTATCCTACCTGCGAACGGGCGGTAACTAACTTACTGCAACTGACCTAG
- the trxA gene encoding thioredoxin: MGHKAIEITDANFDEIINSDKPVLVDFWAEWCGPCRMVGPVVEELAGEYEGKVVIGKVDVDANPQTSAKFGIRSIPTLLVFKNGQIVDKQVGAVPKHVLAQKLDAQVTV, translated from the coding sequence ATGGGACACAAAGCCATCGAAATTACCGATGCTAACTTCGACGAAATCATCAACTCCGATAAGCCCGTGCTCGTGGACTTCTGGGCCGAATGGTGCGGCCCCTGCCGCATGGTAGGCCCCGTAGTCGAAGAGCTAGCCGGCGAATATGAAGGCAAGGTCGTGATTGGCAAAGTTGACGTGGATGCCAACCCGCAGACCTCGGCCAAATTCGGCATCCGCAGCATCCCGACGCTGCTGGTGTTTAAAAACGGTCAGATCGTGGACAAGCAAGTAGGCGCTGTACCGAAGCACGTACTAGCTCAAAAGCTGGATGCTCAGGTAACGGTCTAA